In one Solanum lycopersicum chromosome 11, SLM_r2.1 genomic region, the following are encoded:
- the LOC101245841 gene encoding ABC transporter G family member 31-like translates to MVDYFQSIPGIPPIPSGYNPATWMLKISTPAAEERMGEDFAVIYRNSEQFRGVEALIKQLSVPPENSEPLKFTSIYSQGAFSQFRICLWKQNLVYWRSPTYNAVRLFFTTLSALILGSIFWDVGSKRDSTQNLFVVMGALYSSCLFLGVNNASSIQPIVAIERTVFYREKAAGMYSPLPYAAAQGLVEVPYIFMQTLLFGIISYLMINFERTAGMNLRN, encoded by the exons ATGGTTGACTACTTTCAG AGTATTCCTGGGATACCCCCAATTCCTAGTGGTTACAATCCAGCAACCTGGATGCTTAAGATAAGTACGCCTGCTGCTGAAGAAAGGATGGGAGAAGATTTTGCAGTAATATACAGAAATTCGGAGCAGTTCAG GGGAGTGGAGGCCTTAATTAAGCAACTGAGCGTCCCGCCTGAGAACTCAGAACCTCTAAAGTTCACCAGCATATACAGTCAAGGTGCATTTTCTCAGTTTAGGATCTGTCTCTGGAAGCAAAATCTTGTGTATTGGAGAAGTCCGACTTATAATGCTGTTAGGTTGTTCTTTACAACGTTGAGTGCTCTGATTCTCGGTTCTATATTTTGGGATGTCGGTTCAAAAAG GGACTCCACTCAAAATTTGTTCGTTGTTATGGGTGCACTTTATTCTTCATGCTTGTTCCTGGGGGTCAATAATGCTTCTTCCATACAGCCAATAGTTGCCATTGAGAGAACAGTTTTCTACAGGGAGAAGGCTGCTGGAATGTACTCTCCTCTACCATATGCAGCAGCTCAG GGGTTAGTCGAAGTTCCGTACATCTTCATGCAGACATTACTATTTGGAATCATTTCATATTTGATGATCAACTTTGAACGGACAGCTGGTATGAACCTAAGGAATTAA
- the LOC138339517 gene encoding ATP synthase subunit gamma, mitochondrial-like — translation MKMVAASKLRAIQTRAENSRGLWQPFTTLLGDTPSIDVKKNVIVTISADKGLCGGINSTSVKISRAMHKLNSGPDKENKYVVLGGKAKAQLV, via the exons ATGAAGATGGTTGCTGCTTCAAAGCTCAGAGCTATTCAAACTAGAGCTGAAAATTCACGCGGCCTATGGCAGCCATTTACTACCCTTCTTGGTGACACTCCTA GTATTGATGTCAAGAAGAATGTTATTGTTACCATTTCCGCAGACAAAGGTCTTTGTGGTGGAATCAATTCTACATCTGTCAAGATAAGCAGGGCTATGCATAAGTTGAATTCTG GTCCTGATAAGGAAAATAAGTATGTTGTCTTGGGGGGAAAGGCAAAGGCTCAGCTGGTGTGA